From the Nodularia sp. NIES-3585 genome, one window contains:
- the trxB gene encoding thioredoxin-disulfide reductase translates to MPNPTVENLVIIGSGPAGYTAAIYAGRANLKPVVFEGFEMGGLPGGQLMTTTEVENFPGFPQGITGPELMDNMKAQAQRWGAELYTEDVTSVDLSQRPFIVRSQEREIKTHSIVIATGATAKRLGLPSEHQFWSRGISACAICDGATPIFHGAELAVIGAGDSAAEESIYLTKYGSKVNLLVRSDKMRASKAMQDRVLSNPKIQVHWHTEVVDIFGDAYMDGVKVRNNQTGAESELHAKGLFYAIGHTPNTALFKGQLELDEVGYIVTKNNSVETSVEGVFASGDVQDHEFRQAITAAGTGCMAAMLAERWLSSKGLITEFHHQSATAVNELEPQPAKKTEGEAEAGFNLQATRHEGGYALRKLFHESDRLIIVKYISPGCGPCHTLKPILNKVVDEFEGKIHFVEIDIDKDRDIAENANVTGTPTIQFFKDKELLQEVKGVKQKSEYRQIIESNL, encoded by the coding sequence ATGCCTAACCCGACTGTAGAAAATTTAGTAATTATTGGTTCTGGTCCAGCCGGCTACACAGCCGCTATCTATGCAGGACGAGCGAATTTAAAACCTGTGGTCTTTGAAGGCTTTGAAATGGGCGGTTTACCCGGTGGACAACTGATGACAACAACGGAAGTCGAAAACTTTCCGGGGTTCCCTCAAGGTATTACGGGACCGGAACTGATGGATAATATGAAGGCGCAAGCCCAACGCTGGGGCGCGGAGTTATATACTGAGGATGTGACATCTGTTGATTTGAGTCAGCGTCCTTTTATTGTGCGATCGCAAGAAAGAGAAATCAAAACCCATAGTATAGTTATAGCCACTGGTGCAACAGCCAAGCGTTTGGGTTTACCCAGCGAACATCAATTTTGGAGTCGGGGTATCTCTGCTTGTGCAATTTGCGACGGTGCGACACCAATTTTTCACGGTGCAGAATTAGCTGTGATTGGTGCTGGCGACTCGGCGGCGGAAGAGTCTATTTACCTGACTAAATACGGTTCTAAGGTAAATCTGCTGGTGCGTTCTGATAAAATGCGCGCCTCTAAAGCTATGCAAGACAGGGTTTTGAGTAACCCTAAAATCCAAGTGCATTGGCATACTGAAGTGGTGGATATCTTCGGTGATGCTTACATGGATGGGGTGAAGGTGCGTAATAATCAAACAGGCGCAGAAAGTGAACTTCACGCCAAGGGTTTATTTTACGCCATTGGTCACACTCCAAATACTGCTTTATTTAAAGGACAATTAGAACTGGATGAGGTGGGTTACATTGTCACCAAAAATAATTCTGTAGAAACCAGTGTAGAAGGTGTGTTTGCATCTGGCGACGTGCAAGACCATGAATTTCGCCAAGCAATTACGGCTGCGGGTACTGGCTGTATGGCGGCGATGTTAGCTGAACGCTGGTTATCTTCAAAGGGTTTAATTACAGAATTTCATCATCAGTCAGCCACAGCTGTGAATGAATTGGAACCCCAGCCAGCGAAGAAAACTGAAGGGGAAGCCGAGGCTGGATTTAATTTGCAGGCGACTCGCCATGAAGGTGGTTACGCCTTAAGGAAATTATTCCATGAAAGCGATCGCCTAATCATAGTCAAATACATTTCCCCTGGTTGTGGTCCTTGTCATACCCTAAAACCGATATTAAATAAAGTCGTAGATGAATTTGAAGGTAAAATCCACTTTGTAGAAATTGACATCGACAAAGACCGAGACATTGCCGAAAATGCCAATGTCACAGGAACACCGACGATTCAATTCTTTAAAGATAAAGAACTGTTGCAGGAAGTCAAAGGTGTGAAGCAAAAGAGCGAATATCGCCAGATAATTGAGAGTAATCTTTAG
- a CDS encoding pitrilysin family protein: MKPSLSSSPIHRTVLSNGIVVLVAENPVADIVAARMFVRAGSCYETREQAGLAHLLSAVMTKGCDGLSSWELAEQVESVGASLSADAATDYFLLSLKTVTSDFSEILTLAGRILRSPTFPEAQVELEKRLALQNIRSQKEQPFTIAFSQMRQVIYQNHPYAMSILGDETTMGGLSRADLVQFHETYFRPDNLVISIAGRVSLEDAVALVEEVFGDWQIPAQPLPVVNLPEVQAEPQHRLQPVQTQQSIVMLGYLGSSVSCLDYAPLKLLSTYLGNGLSSRLFVELREKRGLAYEVSAFYPTRLYPGAFVVYMGTAPENTSIALQGLRQEVDLLCSTEVAETALQAAKNKILGQYALGKQTNGQIAQIYGWYETLGLGLDFDQQFQELIASVSVKDAIASACKYLQEPYISLVGQETAINSAFPSAA; the protein is encoded by the coding sequence GTGAAACCTTCCCTATCTTCCTCTCCTATTCATCGCACTGTATTGAGTAATGGCATTGTAGTACTAGTGGCAGAAAATCCGGTGGCGGATATTGTGGCGGCGCGGATGTTTGTCCGGGCTGGTAGTTGTTACGAAACGCGGGAGCAAGCGGGGTTAGCCCATTTGCTGTCAGCAGTGATGACGAAAGGATGCGACGGACTTTCGAGCTGGGAACTGGCTGAACAAGTGGAATCTGTGGGCGCAAGTTTAAGTGCGGATGCTGCGACTGATTATTTTTTGTTGTCTTTAAAGACAGTAACATCGGATTTCTCGGAGATTTTAACATTGGCTGGGCGAATCTTGCGATCGCCTACATTTCCTGAAGCTCAAGTGGAACTAGAGAAGCGTTTAGCACTACAAAATATTCGCTCTCAAAAAGAACAACCGTTTACCATTGCCTTTAGCCAAATGCGGCAGGTAATTTATCAAAACCATCCCTATGCTATGTCAATACTAGGAGATGAAACCACAATGGGCGGTTTATCCCGTGCTGACTTAGTGCAGTTTCACGAAACTTATTTTCGTCCAGATAATTTAGTCATTAGTATTGCTGGGCGAGTCAGCTTAGAAGATGCGGTAGCACTAGTAGAAGAAGTATTTGGCGATTGGCAAATTCCTGCACAACCCTTGCCAGTAGTTAATTTACCAGAAGTTCAGGCTGAACCACAGCATCGACTACAGCCTGTACAAACACAGCAATCGATTGTGATGTTGGGTTATTTGGGATCATCGGTCAGTTGTCTAGACTACGCCCCATTAAAGTTGCTGTCTACCTACTTGGGCAATGGGCTTTCTAGCCGCTTGTTTGTGGAATTACGAGAAAAACGGGGTTTAGCTTACGAAGTCTCGGCATTTTATCCCACAAGGCTGTATCCGGGGGCATTTGTCGTCTATATGGGTACAGCACCAGAAAATACCAGCATCGCTCTGCAAGGGCTACGTCAAGAAGTGGATTTACTCTGTAGTACGGAAGTAGCAGAAACTGCCTTGCAAGCAGCTAAAAACAAAATCTTGGGGCAGTATGCTTTGGGTAAACAAACTAACGGACAAATTGCTCAAATATACGGCTGGTATGAAACTTTGGGTTTAGGACTTGATTTTGACCAGCAGTTTCAAGAACTGATTGCATCTGTGAGTGTCAAAGATGCCATAGCTTCCGCCTGTAAGTATTTACAAGAACCTTATATTTCTTTGGTTGGTCAAGAGACAGCGATTAATAGTGCGTTTCCCAGTGCAGCTTAG
- a CDS encoding Rpn family recombination-promoting nuclease/putative transposase: MNELSTRDESSLGLGIAKLFVETPQKSPSLAQQLITQARQNLPDENLQKKVLAFIQAIVFYKFPTLALEEIEAMLDLDEFQNTRLYESILQRTEVGTKLKLASKLTEKGMSIQEISELLELDAQIIRKHLQEQS; the protein is encoded by the coding sequence TTGAATGAACTTTCTACGAGAGATGAATCTTCTTTAGGGTTAGGAATTGCCAAACTATTTGTAGAAACACCTCAAAAATCTCCTTCCTTAGCTCAACAGCTAATCACTCAGGCGAGGCAAAACTTACCTGATGAAAATCTGCAAAAGAAAGTGTTAGCATTTATCCAAGCCATCGTATTTTATAAGTTTCCCACTCTCGCTTTAGAGGAAATTGAAGCCATGCTTGATTTAGATGAATTCCAAAATACTCGACTATACGAAAGTATTTTGCAAAGGACAGAGGTAGGAACAAAATTAAAATTAGCCTCAAAACTTACTGAGAAAGGTATGAGTATTCAAGAAATATCAGAACTGTTAGAACTAGATGCCCAAATTATTAGGAAACATCTACAAGAACAGTCATAG